The Thiothrix subterranea genome has a segment encoding these proteins:
- a CDS encoding 3D domain-containing protein, with protein MFTVKRLLTVVLLTISMVGIASAGQKRPNSLNVTATAYNSVSKQTDSTPDIAAWGDRLTPGMKAIAISRDLLKKHGLSYGDKVKIKSPDGEYLDGEYVVMDKMHSRWRKKIDIYMGRDVHKAKRWGRRTVSIHW; from the coding sequence ATGTTTACTGTAAAACGTCTCCTAACAGTGGTTCTTCTAACCATTAGCATGGTTGGAATCGCCTCGGCTGGGCAGAAACGGCCGAACAGCCTTAATGTAACCGCTACCGCTTATAACTCGGTTTCCAAGCAAACTGATAGTACTCCAGACATCGCCGCATGGGGCGACCGCCTAACACCTGGCATGAAAGCCATCGCTATTTCCAGAGATCTGTTGAAAAAGCATGGCCTTAGCTACGGTGACAAGGTAAAAATCAAAAGCCCAGATGGTGAATACCTCGACGGCGAATACGTCGTTATGGACAAAATGCACTCACGCTGGCGCAAAAAAATCGACATCTACATGGGAAGAGATGTCCACAAAGCAAAACGCTGGGGAAGACGCACCGTGAGCATTCACTGGTAA